GAGAATGCCGGCGATGAGGATCACCGCCCGCACCGCCCGGCGGATCAGGCCATCGAGGTAGGGATTGCGCGTGCCCAGCCGCAGCCAGTGCAGGTGACGCGAAAGCACGCCGCCCAGCCAGACCGCCAGGAACACGATGATCCCGGCCGCCACCAGCAGCGGCAGGCTGGCGGCCAGGCGCAGCAGGCGACCCTCGGCTTCGTCGAACACTTTTTCCAGTCGTCCGCGAACGCCCGCCTCGTCGACCTCATCGACGAGGAGCACGGGCGCCGCGGCCACGGGGATCGCGGCGGGCGCGCCGGTTGCCGCAGGCGTCGCATGCGCATTGCCCGCGACGCAAAGCCATGCGCCCAGCAACAGCTTCAGCAGTGGAATCAGCAGCGCCGCGTAGACGCGGGGCACGGCACAGGACATAGGCGGGAAACCGCGTTGGGGCGAGCGGCGCACTTTAGTGCACTCACCACCACCAGGCGAATGCGAATACCCCCAGCATCAGTACCGCCAGTGCGAGTTTCAGCGCGACGCCCAGGGCGAGGCCGACCCAGGTGCCGATTCCGACCTGCGTCGCCCGCCCCAGGCCAGCGGGCCGCAGGTCGCGGCGGCTGACGAGCTCGCCGATCACCGCGCCAACGAAGGGCCCGGCGAACAGGCCCGGCAGTCCGAAGAACACCCCGACGAAGGTGCCCAGGATGGTCCCGAGCAACGCGAGTCGGCTCGCGCCCACACGCTTGGCCCCGACCGCGGTGGCCCAGAAATCCACGATGAAGGAGACCGCGGTCAGTACGCCGAGGGTGATCAGCGACCACATGCCCACGCGTTCGAAGCCGTCGGCCCAGGCGGCGAGCACCATGCCGGCGAACAGGAGCGGCAGTCCGGGCAGTGCGGGCAATACCACCCCTGCAAGGCCCAGTGCCGCGAGCAGGGCGGCCAGCACATAAAACAGGGCATTCAGATCCATGTCCGGGACCCCTTGGGCAGGGGCGAGAACGGGCCTGTATGGGGCGGGGAATTAGGGGTAAACCCGGATTGCATTTTCATAATCAGCGGGGTACTTTGCGGTCGCTGTGTTTGTCAAGGTCACCGTGACTCGTGACCCTGCGTGAAGTAGGTTCGTGTTGGCTCGTCCCGCCCGGTCCGCTGCATCGTCGCACCCGTGTTCTCCTTGCAACCAGCCGCCTCGACAGGCGTTCCATCGATCAGCAATCGAACCGTTCCAGGGAGAGAAAGCAACATGGCAGGTCGCGAAAACGGTACCGTCAAGTGGTTCAACGATGCGAAGGGTTTCGGCTTCATCAGTCGCGAAAGCGGTGAAGACGTCTTCGTGCATTTCCGCGCTATCCAGGGCACGGGCTTCAAGTCCCTGCAGGAAGGCCAGAAGGTCTCGTTCGAGGTGGTGCAGGGCCAGAAGGGGCTGCAGGCGGACGCTGTCACACCGCTCTGATCTTTCCTGGATCCGCAGCATGAAAAAACCCGGCTCGCGCCGGGTTTTTTCATGGGCGTTCGCCCGAATCAGTAGGCGAAGGCCTGGCCGTTCTGCACCCGGACGTTGGAGCCTTCGCGCAGGCCGCTGACGTCGCTCTGGGTGAGCACGGCGGTGCGGCCATCCTGCATCCGTACATGCACGTTGTAGACGTTGCCGCCCTCCGTGCGGTTCTGGATCGCATTGCCGGCGACCGCGCCGCCAATCGCACCTGCGCCGATCGCAACGTTGCGGCGGCCCTCGCTGTCGGTGTTGCGACGTGCGAGTTCCTTGGCAGCGACCGCGCCCACGACGCCGCCGATCAACGGGCCGGCGATATTGGGATTGCTGTTTCCGCGTACCGTTTCGATCCGGGTCACGGTGCCACAGTCGTAGCAGTTGGCAGGGCGCCCATAGCCGCTGTTGCCATACCCGCTGTTGCCATAACCGGATGAATATCCGGGGGAGGTGGCGCAGCCGGCGAGCGCGACGGATGCGGCGAGTACGGTGGTGGCAATCAGACCAGTTTTCATGGGGCTCTTCTCCGTGGCTGCAGGCGTTTGCGAGGTGGGCGGGCAACAGCCCGACGCTGCCCACGCTAGGCAGGCGCATGTGAATGCAGGGGCAACCCCTTTACTGGAAAGGATTACAGTGCCGGCGAGGGCAAGCGGCCGTTCAGTCGATTCGTCGATCTGCTCCAGCGACCGGTCGAGTCACGAGCCTATGAGATCGCCGGGTCGGCAGGAGAAAGGTCGATTCAGGGGCGGAGCTGAGGGCATGTCCCAGGCTTCCGGGCAGCCGCGCTGCGGACGTTGACGCGCGGTCCCCCGGTCCATCGCCCGTTAGAATGCGCACATGGACGACAACGCGCGCGCGCGCTTTTCCGGTATCGAACGGCTCTACGGTCAGGGCAGCGTCACGCGCCTGCTGCAGTGCCACGTCGCCGTCGTGGGGCTCGGCGGCGTCGGCTCGTGGGTCGCCGAGGCGCTGGCACGCAGTGGCGTGGGCGCACTGACGCTGATCGATGCGGACGACATCTGCGTCTCCAACACCAATCGGCAACTGCCGGCGCTGGAAGGCAATTACGGCCGCAACAAGGCCGAGGTCATGGCCGAGCGCGTGCGCGCGATCAACCCGGACATCGAGCTGCATGCGGTCCCGGCTTTCGTGACGCCAGGCAACCTCGCGGAGATGCTGGGCGGGGGCTTCGATCTGGTGATCGATGCCTGTGACAGTTTCCGCAGCAAGGTCGAGCTGATCGCCTGGTGTCGCCGCCGCAAGCTGCCGGTGATCACCGTCGGCGCCGCGGGCGGGCGCACCGACCCGACCCTGGTGCGGGTGCGTGACCTGTCGCGCACCGAGCACGACGCGATGCTCGCGCTGATCCGCAAGAAGCTTCGCGCGGAATTCAATTTTCCGAAGACGCCCAAACGCTACTTCGGAGTCAGCGCGATCTATTCGCTGGAGAACGTGCGGTATCCGCAGGCGGACGGGAGCGTGTGCGGAATCAGGCCCCAGCTTGGACCCGACGCGGCCTTGAATCTGGACTGTGGCGGTGGGCTCGGCGCGGCGACCCACATTACGGGCGCCTTCGCGTTCGCGGCCGTGGGCCGCGCGCTCGAGTTGCTGCTCAAACCGGCGGCGGCCGCCGTCGCCTGACGGTCAGGCGATCGAGAACAGCGCCTTGGCGTTCCGCGTCGTCTGCGCGGCGACCTCGTCAGGGCTCATGCCACGCAGTTGCGCCACCACATCACGCACTCGTATGAGCCGCGCAGGCTCGTTGCGCTGGCCCCGGTGGTCACTGTCGGGCTGGTCTGGCGCATCGGTTTCGAGCAGCAACTGCTCGATCGGGATCACCGCCGCGACGCGGTGCAGGCGCCGGGCGCGATCGTAGGTCAGTGGGCCGCCGAGACCGATCATGAATCCGATTTTCCACAGCTGTTGCGCCTGCTCGGGGCTGCCGCCAAAGCTGTGAACGACGCCGTGCAGCCCGTCGAAGCGCCGCAGCAGCGCGATCGTCTCCTCCACGGCGTGGCGCGCATGCACGATCACCGGCAGGTCGTGTGCATGCGCCAGCTGCAGCTGCCCCTCGAAGTAACGCCGCTGCGTGTCCCGGTCCAGACCCTCGACGAAATGGTCAAGTCCGCATTCGCCGACAGCCACCGGGCGCTCGTGCTCGATCCACGTACCGAGTGCTTCCAGGTGTTCTGGCCGGTGATGCTCGAGAAACGTCGGATGCAGGCCATAGGCCGCATGCAGGCCGGGAGCGCTCGCGCAGACATCGCGCAGCTCTGGCCACGCCGCCGCGTGGGTCGCCGGCACCACCTGATGCATTACGCCTGCCGTTCGCGCGCGCGCGATCACGTCCTGCCGGTCCGGGTCGAACTCGCCCGCGTCGAGGTGGCAGTGGCTGTCGATCAGCATCCCGACATTCAGGACCTGCGCGCCTCGCCATCGATCGGCGGTCGCGGTGATGGCGCGTTGCGGTCGGGCTTCGGAGCACGCTTGCGTTTGGCCAGCACCATCGTCACCACCCCGAGGAGCACCTCGTCGATCAGCGGCAGCGGATCGGGGATGAGCAGATTGATGAAGAACAGCACGCCGGCCACGATGAAGAGGCGGGGGTAGCTCAGCCGCGACAGCCAGGCGACGAGCGGGACAGACAATGGATTCGGCATGGAAGCCTCCGGGCGAACGCGTGCTGGGGCGAAGTGCTGCACGACGCTAGCACGACACCTCTTAGCGGATCGTCAGGTCCGGGTAACGCGTTCGGGGCCCTGTTCAGCGTTCGGGTGGTGCAATCGGCTCCACGAACAAAGGCCCGCGTGGTCTAAGGAGAGAGCCGATGAAAGGCAATACGATCGCAATCGCACTGGCGTCACTGCTCGTTGGCGGCGTCGCCGTTGGCGCGTACCACAACAGCCGCGAGGTGGTGGCTCCTATCGCGGGGACCGCAGATGACGATGCGCGTGGCACCGATGCCGCGGCGCAGGCGCGCGACACGCTGGACTTCGCCGATGTGGTGGACGTCCGCCCGATCACCGAAACCGGGCAGCTCTACGCAACGGTCCTGGGCAGCGAGCCGATCCGCGAGACGGTGACCAGCAGCGCGCCGCGCGAGGTCTGCGAGGACGTGGTGGTGCAGGAACGCCTCCCCGAGCGCGATGGCAATGTCGGCGGCACGGTGGCCGGTGCACTGATCGGTGGTCTGGTCGGCAACCAGGTCGGCGGCGGCAACGGCCGCAAGCTCGCCACGGCGGCCGGTGCGACCGCCGGTGGCTTCATCGGCAATCGCGTCGATCGCAACCACGTCGGCGGCCGGGTGGTCGAGCGCGTCGATCGCCAGTGCCGCACGGTCCAGGATTCCTCGCAGTCCTCGCGTGTGGTCGCCTACAACGTGAGCTATCGCAATCCCGACGGCACCACCGGTTCCATGCGTACCGACGCCAAGCCGGGCAACCGCATCCTGCTCGGCGACGAACAGCGCACGGTCGGTTACGACGTCACCTACGTCTATGACGGCACCGAGCGCACCGTGCGGATGGACGAACGTCCGGAGGATCGCCTGCCGGTCATCAATGGCCGCGTCATGACGGCCACGCTCGACAGCGAGACCGAGACCGAGACCGTTCGCCAGTAGGCCGCGTGGTTCTGCGAGTCGGGCGACATGCATCCAGAAGGGCCGGCGAACGCCGGCCCTTCTCTTTGTCCGGCCTCTCGGCGGACGCCGGGCACGCGATCGGGAGCGCCGATACAATCGGTCGCTACCCTCTGTAGACGATCCGCCATGGCCCTGAATCCCTACGATCTGTTCGACGTGCGCGCGCTGCTCTCGGATGAGGAGCGCGCCGTGCGGGACACGGTCGCCCGCTTCACCGACGAACGGGTGCTGCCGATCATCGGCGACTGCTTCGACCAGGCACGTTTCCCGGTCGAACTGATCCCCGAGATGGCCGGCCTCGGTCTGCTGGGGGCGACGCTGCCGGAGGCCTACGGCTGCGCGGGTCTGAACGCCGTGAGCTACGGGCTGATCTGCCAGGAACTCGAGCGTGGCGATTCCGGGCTGCGCAGCTTCGCCAGCGTGCAGTCCTCGCTGTGCATGTATCCGATCTTCGCCTACGGCAGCGAGGAACAGCGCCGCAGGTGGCTGCCGCAG
The genomic region above belongs to Luteimonas chenhongjianii and contains:
- a CDS encoding DUF456 domain-containing protein; translation: MDLNALFYVLAALLAALGLAGVVLPALPGLPLLFAGMVLAAWADGFERVGMWSLITLGVLTAVSFIVDFWATAVGAKRVGASRLALLGTILGTFVGVFFGLPGLFAGPFVGAVIGELVSRRDLRPAGLGRATQVGIGTWVGLALGVALKLALAVLMLGVFAFAWWW
- a CDS encoding cold-shock protein yields the protein MAGRENGTVKWFNDAKGFGFISRESGEDVFVHFRAIQGTGFKSLQEGQKVSFEVVQGQKGLQADAVTPL
- a CDS encoding peptidoglycan-associated outer membrane lipoprotein precursor, which gives rise to MKTGLIATTVLAASVALAGCATSPGYSSGYGNSGYGNSGYGRPANCYDCGTVTRIETVRGNSNPNIAGPLIGGVVGAVAAKELARRNTDSEGRRNVAIGAGAIGGAVAGNAIQNRTEGGNVYNVHVRMQDGRTAVLTQSDVSGLREGSNVRVQNGQAFAY
- a CDS encoding tRNA threonylcarbamoyladenosine dehydratase, with the protein product MDDNARARFSGIERLYGQGSVTRLLQCHVAVVGLGGVGSWVAEALARSGVGALTLIDADDICVSNTNRQLPALEGNYGRNKAEVMAERVRAINPDIELHAVPAFVTPGNLAEMLGGGFDLVIDACDSFRSKVELIAWCRRRKLPVITVGAAGGRTDPTLVRVRDLSRTEHDAMLALIRKKLRAEFNFPKTPKRYFGVSAIYSLENVRYPQADGSVCGIRPQLGPDAALNLDCGGGLGAATHITGAFAFAAVGRALELLLKPAAAAVA
- a CDS encoding TatD family hydrolase; translated protein: MLIDSHCHLDAGEFDPDRQDVIARARTAGVMHQVVPATHAAAWPELRDVCASAPGLHAAYGLHPTFLEHHRPEHLEALGTWIEHERPVAVGECGLDHFVEGLDRDTQRRYFEGQLQLAHAHDLPVIVHARHAVEETIALLRRFDGLHGVVHSFGGSPEQAQQLWKIGFMIGLGGPLTYDRARRLHRVAAVIPIEQLLLETDAPDQPDSDHRGQRNEPARLIRVRDVVAQLRGMSPDEVAAQTTRNAKALFSIA
- a CDS encoding DUF6116 family protein, with translation MPNPLSVPLVAWLSRLSYPRLFIVAGVLFFINLLIPDPLPLIDEVLLGVVTMVLAKRKRAPKPDRNAPSPRPPIDGEARRS
- a CDS encoding glycine zipper 2TM domain-containing protein, with the protein product MKGNTIAIALASLLVGGVAVGAYHNSREVVAPIAGTADDDARGTDAAAQARDTLDFADVVDVRPITETGQLYATVLGSEPIRETVTSSAPREVCEDVVVQERLPERDGNVGGTVAGALIGGLVGNQVGGGNGRKLATAAGATAGGFIGNRVDRNHVGGRVVERVDRQCRTVQDSSQSSRVVAYNVSYRNPDGTTGSMRTDAKPGNRILLGDEQRTVGYDVTYVYDGTERTVRMDERPEDRLPVINGRVMTATLDSETETETVRQ